In Nostoc piscinale CENA21, the genomic stretch TCAAAAATTATCTGAGTTTTAACTTTTGACTTGATGTTCCCTGCTCCCTCTTCCCTTTCCCGCAGGGGCTTAACTTAGCGCCATCCCAAGAAACGCAGTCCGGGAACAATTAAGTAGTGACTGACTCCTAGCCAAAAGCTTGTGAAAATGGCGACTAAAACAAATAAAGCCAAGGGTAGACCTAATTCTGACCACAGTGGCTGGGGTGAAAAGTAAAAGACTGTGGTGGGGAAACCTAAAATAAATAAGCCGGAAAAAATCAGTGCTGTGCCTAAAGCGGCTACTAAGGCATAAACTATGTGATGACTGCGAAACCCAAAGCTGAGAGATAGTAAAAATATTGAAACAGCAATCATCACAACTAAACCGTCACTGCTTTGTTTGGAGGAAATGAGTTCCCAAAATAACCAACCAAATCCATAGCTGATCATACCCATGAGTGATACGACTAAAAACCGTCGTCGTTGACCAAAACATCCAGATATGGTGAGTCCCCAGGCAGTTCCCAAGCCCGCACTCATAAAGACTAAAATATCTGGGCCAAAGTTAGTCTGAGAATTGGGAATTAGTCCTGGTAGCTGACCCATGATTAATTCCACAATGCGATCGCCTAAAATTGTGCGGTAAGCTACAAAAAAACCGATAATTGTGCCGCAACAAGCTCCTAGACTAGATAGTAGCATTGCCCAAATAATCGCCACACAAGCCTGAATTATTTTCAGCAAGGCTTTGGCAAGAAACAAGGCTGTTTTACCAATTGCTGTGAGAAAATCAGTAAAAGCTTGTTCAATGGTTTGAATTAGCCTTGTTAAGTTGTTGCTGGCTGAATTTGAGTTTGGTGGTTGGGAGAATGACTGTGGTTTCGCAGATTTGTTAATTTTTGCTAACCGTTTGAGAATGATGGCTGCATTAGATGGACGCGATCGTACGTCTTCTTTTACCATCTCATCAAGTAAATCAGCAAACTGTGAGTTGATATTGACTCGATTCCGCCAGCGCAATTCTCCAGTCTGCAAATCTTCCATCTCTGGCGGATACTTACCTGTGAGTAATTCAATCATTGTCCGGCCAAGAGCGTAAAAATCAGCCGCAGGCCCCACATTTCCCCCTGTGACTTGTTCTGGCGGACTGTAACCAGAAGAAAATAACCGCGTTGAACTTGATTCTCGACGCTGCATAGCGGCGTTCATTTGTTTAACACCGCCAAAATCAATTAATACTAATTGTTCCCACCCTGTTCTTGCTTGTGTTGGTGGTGCGGTTGAGGCTGGTATCCGCAACATTAAGTTAGAAGGTTTAATATCGCGGTGAATAATTTGGCATTTGTGCAGTTCTTGTAAAATCTTGACAGCTTGGGTGAACCAGTTGAGTACCAAATTCTCTGGACATCCTTGAGGATAGTTATTCATAATTTCATCCAGAGTCGGCCCGTTAATTTTTTCCATCACCAAACAAGCTAACTGGCGCGGTTTTGGACTAGTGATATTTACCTGAAAAAAACCATCAGCTTCGACTTTCGGAACACCAGGATGCTGCAAACTAATTAAAACTGCGGCTTCTTGTGTAAATAATTCCTGGGCTTTTGGTGAATCTTCCACCAAAACTTTTAGCACCTTTTCTGTTTGAGTTTTTTCATCCCAAACTGTATAAATTTGGGCAAAACCACCAGAACCCAGTGGTTGAATAGGGACATAGCGGTCTAGCAGCTGTAGTAATGCGCCACAACTGTTACAAAATTTGTTTCCCCAAGGTTGGGGGTAAGGACGTTGACAATCAGGATTTATGCAGTGAACCGCCCTTTGAGGGATATGGGACACAACCGCTACAATACAAACGCTGAGTTGATTTTAACCTATGTTAAGGAGGTAGGAGGACGAAGGCAGGAGGCAGGAGGGAAATCCCATAAATAAATTTATGGGATTTAACCAGGGCAAAATTTCATACTTCACACTTCCTAACTGTACCCATCCCAAGCAATGGGGAATGTGTAATCAGAAAATAGAGGAAAATTTTGATTGTCGCTGCGGGTTTCTTCATCCAAAACATTGACAACTTTGTTATAAATATCTTCTGCTTGTTGGGGAGAATCACCAATGCTGGTTAATCCTAATTTGCCAAATTGAGACAGACATCCCATCAAATGAAAGACTGTACCTGTTTCAGTGCCACTATCAAAATGTAATCTGTGATGGGCAATAATATCCATTAAATCGTTAGGTAACAATCCTCGATAACGGTCTTTTTGCAGGTTATCGGTGGCAACATAGTATTTAGGACGACCTTGCTGACTGTAAAACAATCCTGTGGATAGGTCATAGCGGCCATTTGTTAACAGTTTTAAGGTCATGAAAGGATGGGTTGTGCCACCTTTACGTAAGTTAATTTCGATCGCCTGAATATCCCAGTTGTTATTACCCTGGTCAACGGTGATAAAATCAACACCAAATCTTTCTAATGCGCCTTTTTCTGCGAGTTTTCTGCCAACTTTTAAGCCTAATTGTTGCAATGCTAAACGATAGCTTTCATCGGCGGGAAAGCGACATCCGAGATAAATTTGACCGTCTGGGCCGCCAAGAATTTGGTCGTGGGTGGAGAGGATTTCGACTTCGCCTGTGGGTGTGATGCGTCCTTGGACACTGGGAGAACGCTTGATTTCTCCTTCGACAAATGCTTCGACAATTGCACCTAATTCTGTTATTCGTCCGGAAAAATTTGCCCAAGTTTCTTGTTTAGCTTGAAAGCGCATGGTAGAAAAGCTACTGCTAATTGTTGCTATTCTTTGTTCACTCGAAGCTTGTCCTGGCGCTAAATTTATCATTGGTCTTAAATCTAGCAGGGCGTTACCTTCTCCAGAAATTCCTTCGTTGAGTTTTACCACCATCCTTTTTAATTCTGGTTGGCGTTCCCATAAATCGTTTGCCGCTTCTGCCAATGCTTGAGAACTCCAGACTCGTTCACTACCATCTGGATGGGGAACTCCACTTTCAGCAAAAATTTGCCGACTGCCACTTTTTGTACCCCAAATTTGTAAATCTGGTGCGGCTGCATATAAGGGTACATTCAATTTTAAAGATAATTCTGCTTCTAAATCTGTGGCGTTGTAGCAGATCATAAATGATTTTTCTAGCCTTAAGGCTTGCTGAATTCTATCTAGCAAACGAGGACGTTCTAAAATTTTTTTGGCTAAGAGGTTGCAGGGAAGAATCATAAGTAGAAAGTAAAAGTAAGCGATTACGTGCATGAGAAAATGGAATACCAGGTAACAGTTGCAAATAGTAGTCAATAATACTAGGATGCAAGGGCATTGAGGTTATATAAATTAGGCGAGTGCGAGGATTACGCAACCGCATTAAAGAAAATAACAATCTTTCTTCATAATGTTCACAACCTGCAATTTTTCGGAGTTCGCATTGATCGATGCTGAGTGAAGGAACAACCACGATATCTGCTTCACTATTATCGAATAGCTCAATGGTTTTCCAGCGATCGCGCAAAGTTGACTGCAAGTGGCGAAATTGATCAACCTGATCCAACTTTGAAACATTTAAAGTTACCATAATCCCTGCCCTGTAATGATCCCCAACATATCCGTCTTTCTTCGGTATACCGCACAGCCAGCTAGATGTAACTAAGCCTTAATACTTCTTGACTGCAAATATTAATTCTTTACTCTGTCATCGTAGAGATTTTTATAATTTTTTGCCTATACACCCAAAGAAGGAAAAATAAAGTATTCAGACAGGCACAGAATTAGATTACGATACAATTTTATACTGTTAAATTGCTGATGTTGTTTGGCGAGATCGCTACTCAACAAAAACTCCTAACATTCCAACAAAATCAATAAGTCAATAGCAATAAATATTAATAATTGAAGAAAAGTAAATATATCCCTAAATCTCACATCTGACCAAAAACAAATTACAAATGACAACCTTAAATATTTAACTTGATTTGTATCAAATTATTTACATAAATATCTTGGCAATTAACAATGACACAGATATCTTTATGTATAGAGATGTTGCAGACAAGACTGGGAAACAAGCTAGGCGCTAATTTCCTTCTAAACTAGAAAAACGGTGTCTGCAAAATTTATTACTAAATCTGTTTGTGTCGGGGGTGGGTCATGAGCCGTCCAATAATTCTTGGGATTGTGGGTGATAGTGCTGCGGGAAAAACAACACTAACTAGAGGTATCGCTCAAGTACTAGGGCCAGAAAATGTCACGCTGATTTGTACAGATGATTACCACCGTTATGATCGCAAACAACGTGCTGAAATTGGCATTACAGCTTTACACCCAGACTGCAACCATTTAGATATTATGCAGCAGCACCTGTCTTTACTCCGCACAGGACAGCCAATTCTCAAACCTGTGTATAGCCACAAAACAGGTACTTTTGAACCACCCCTATACATTAAGCCGAATAAATTTGTAATTATAGAAGGCTTACTGGGCTATTCTACCCGTGCCGCCCGCGATTGTTATGATGTTAAAGTTTATCTTGCGCCTCCCGAACCCATACGCGCCAAGTGGAAAGTTAAACGGGACACGCAAAAACGCGGCTACACTCCCGAACAAGTATTAGCAGAATTAGAAAAACGCGAACCAGACTCAGAACAATTTATTCGTCCCCAACGCCAATGGTCAGATATAGTAGTGAGTTTTTATCCACCTAACGGTGAAGAGGATGAAACCAATGGCCATCTCAATGTGCGGTTAGTGCTGCGTCCTACTATTCCCCATCCAGATTTCACACCGATTATCAACTTGACCAGTGGTGATGCTGGTTCAGCCATTCGTTTGGGACTAGACCGCGATATGAATAAACCAGTGGATGTGTTAGAAGTGGATGGTCACGCGACTTTAGAGCAGGTGAATAAACTAGAACATATCATCTGTTCGGATATGCCCCATTTACATAGTGTATGCGATCGCGAAAGTAATCCTGAGCTTGGCAAAATTGCTGGTACAACTGGCGAAACCTTACAAAGCTATCCCTTGGCTTTGACCCAGTTAATTATTACTTATCACATGCTGAAGGCGACGCAAATGTATCAGTAGGTTTAGCATAGGGTAAAGGGGTGTAAGGGTGTAGGTCTGCAAAACCCTTACACTCTTTTACATAGACACCCAGTTTCAGTTGACCCAATTAACCATCCTCAAATATTGACTGTGTAGCCATTTCTAATCCCCATCAAGATTGATATTTATTTTTTTCTGGAATTCTACTTGCGAGTGAAGTATCTATTACTTAGTTAGTGCATGAATTGTAGGTGTAAGACCTAGTTCTTACTGGTTGTAGTACCTACTATTTAGGCTGAGATACTTATTGCTAAGTAATCAAAAGCACATTATACATAAACTTGGGTCAAAACTACCACCATAGATAAAACTCTAAATTAATTTCTAAGTACGAGCATCTGAGGCGGGTAAACTATGAATGGTAACTCATTTCTAACTTCTGGCGATCAGCAAAATAACTGTTGTCAATATGTTGTAAATAATACATTTAA encodes the following:
- a CDS encoding serine/threonine protein kinase, yielding MSHIPQRAVHCINPDCQRPYPQPWGNKFCNSCGALLQLLDRYVPIQPLGSGGFAQIYTVWDEKTQTEKVLKVLVEDSPKAQELFTQEAAVLISLQHPGVPKVEADGFFQVNITSPKPRQLACLVMEKINGPTLDEIMNNYPQGCPENLVLNWFTQAVKILQELHKCQIIHRDIKPSNLMLRIPASTAPPTQARTGWEQLVLIDFGGVKQMNAAMQRRESSSTRLFSSGYSPPEQVTGGNVGPAADFYALGRTMIELLTGKYPPEMEDLQTGELRWRNRVNINSQFADLLDEMVKEDVRSRPSNAAIILKRLAKINKSAKPQSFSQPPNSNSASNNLTRLIQTIEQAFTDFLTAIGKTALFLAKALLKIIQACVAIIWAMLLSSLGACCGTIIGFFVAYRTILGDRIVELIMGQLPGLIPNSQTNFGPDILVFMSAGLGTAWGLTISGCFGQRRRFLVVSLMGMISYGFGWLFWELISSKQSSDGLVVMIAVSIFLLSLSFGFRSHHIVYALVAALGTALIFSGLFILGFPTTVFYFSPQPLWSELGLPLALFVLVAIFTSFWLGVSHYLIVPGLRFLGWR
- a CDS encoding phosphoribulokinase, with the translated sequence MSRPIILGIVGDSAAGKTTLTRGIAQVLGPENVTLICTDDYHRYDRKQRAEIGITALHPDCNHLDIMQQHLSLLRTGQPILKPVYSHKTGTFEPPLYIKPNKFVIIEGLLGYSTRAARDCYDVKVYLAPPEPIRAKWKVKRDTQKRGYTPEQVLAELEKREPDSEQFIRPQRQWSDIVVSFYPPNGEEDETNGHLNVRLVLRPTIPHPDFTPIINLTSGDAGSAIRLGLDRDMNKPVDVLEVDGHATLEQVNKLEHIICSDMPHLHSVCDRESNPELGKIAGTTGETLQSYPLALTQLIITYHMLKATQMYQ